Below is a genomic region from Peptococcaceae bacterium 1198_IL3148.
GCTCGCTCACCTCAGAGCATAATCTAGTTTCCAGTAAGTGGCATGCAATACCAGCATTTGTTTTATGATTTAGTGCAATATTTACATTCTATATATTGCAATATTGCAATATATAGTGTATAATTATAGATGTAGGGAGGGAGTTGAGTTGAAAAAAAGAAACCCCAAGCCTAAGGATGAAAGAATTACTTTTTTAAAGATTAAAATTGCTAAACAAAAACCATTTGTAATTTTAAGTCATGCTAGGCAACGAATGAGTGAAAGAAATATTAGTTATAGAGATATAACAAATATACTTAATAGAGGATATAAACTAGACCGGCATGATAGTGGTAAGTTAGGAGATCCGACTGTTAGGATTATTGGAAAAAAAGTAACCGGTGAGTGGGCAGCTATAGCAATAGCGATAAACCCTAAAGGAAAAATTGTAGTGTTGACGGTGATGGATGATAACCGTCAGAAGAACTAGAAGAAAGGTTAAATAATTACCTTTCTTCTAGTGTAAACCTGGTTGACACTTTTAAGTATTTTGGAGGTATATATTATGGAGATTAAACAGATTCCTGTTAAAGAAATTTATCCTAACCCAAGAAATCCGAGAAAAGAATTTTCTACTGCAAGCATGGAAGAATTAGTTAAAAGCGTTAAAAATGTTGGGGTATTGCAACCGGTTATTGTGGTTTTTGATGATGTAAAAAATATGTATAGATTGGTAGCCGGTGAAAGGCGTTGGAGAGCTTCCAGTGATGCAGAATTGGAAACTATACCAGCTATTGTAAGAGATGTAACAGAAGAACAGGAATTAGAAATTATGGTTGTTGAAAATCTACAACGGAAAGATATTAACCCTATTGAAGAAGCAGAAGGTTTTAAAATGATGTTAGATAATCTTGATTATACACAAGAGCAATTGGCTGAAAAGTTAGGTTGTAGTCAGGCCCATATTGCTAATCGTATTAGGTTATTGAAATTACCTACTGATATAAAAGAAAAAATTTCACGTAAAATAATTTCTGCTGGACATGGGGTGCAATTGGTAAAAATAAATGAAACTGGTTTGTGTAAAAAAATAACGGAAGTTATTGAGAAAGAAAATGTACCGGTCGCTGAAACTAAAAACACAATACATAGGGTAATTGCCCTGGAGGGCAAACCGCTTTTTGATAATTATAATGATAACCCATTGTTTGATTTAGTTGGCTGTGAAAAATGCCAACATAATAAGCTTGGAAAAGCTTACTACACAATGGAATTAAGCCATTATTGTGTTAAAGTTTCCTGCTGGAATGAAAAGCAGGAAAAAGCTAAACAACTGAAGTATGAAGAACACCTGAAAAAAGTTGATTCTAATAATAATGAAATTGTTAATTTATCAAAGTTAAATTATAACGAGTATATAGAATTTGATGGTTATCAATTTAAGGTAATTGATAAAGCAGATTGTGAAGGCTGCCAATATTTAAAATTTGGAAGCCGTGATCCAAATAGTTATGACAGTGCAAATTTATATTGCTTTAATATTTCTTGTTTTAATAAGAAGAAAAGAGCTGCCACCATTGAAAGCAATAAAAATGAAAGGCAGAAGAGACAGAAGGAAGTTGAAAAAATTGGGGTATGGGCAAATAAAGCTGTGGTTGAAAAAATTACTAAAAGAGAAATTTTGTGGTTTGCTGTAATGATATTATCTTCTGTAAAAAACGATCAGGATAGACCAACGTTATATAGATATATGAAGGATAGGTTTGGCTGGGAACATGAATTTTGGAAGAGCCCATGGCAATTAAGAAATTTTTATTTTAATGATGCAGTTGATATACTTTCTACTTTGCCAGAGGTTAATTTAATAGAATTGATTTTTGAATGGCCGGCGATTGCAGAAGGTTTAATGAATTGTAATAAATATATCTTAGGTTTAGATGAAGAAATTTAAGAAAATAAAAATATTGTTCCTAGCTTGATATATATATTGCAATATATTATAATTGTGGAAAAATAGGTAATGGGAGGAAAGAAGTAATGGTAAATGATAGATGCGAAGTATGCGGAAGTCACAATGTTAAGCTAGGAACTATCTCCCTCGATTATCTTGGTAAAGAAATTAAAAAGGTACCGGCCATTATATGTTCAGATTGTGGTGAGGAAATGGTCACATCTGATGTTATGGATAAAGTAGACAAACTGGTTGCAGAGGGTAAGGAAGTTTACCAGGATGGGCCGGTTATTAATATACGGTATGGGGGTTGTGTAAATGAAGCGTAATGGGGTTATGGTGGATAATGATTTAAAAGTTCAAAAACCGATATACTTCCAAGTAAGTCAATTAAATCGTATTGATAAAGCTTATCCTGAGGATGGTTTTAAAAGTAGGGCCGATTATATTCGTACCGCTACAGAGCTTTTTCTCGATCTAAGGGATGCTGTTAAGGATAATAAATCTGATAGGGAAGTCTTAGATATTGTTGGGAAGCACTTAAGCTACTTAAATGAATAATATTGGAGGTATTCTTATGCCAAAAGTTATAACTGTCGCTAACCAGAAAGGTGGCTGTGCAAAAACGACAACCACTGCTAATTTGGGTGCTGCTTTGGCTATGAGTGGCAAAACTGTATTAGTTATAGATCTTGATCCTCAGGCAAATTTATCTTTGGGTTTTGGTTATGAATTGGGAGAAGATGAGTTATCTTCATACCATTTGATCACTGGTAGAGCACCATTAAATGATGTCATAAGAAGAACAGATATAAATGACTTATATGTAGTACCTTCGGCCATCGAGTTATCTGGTGCTGAAATTGAATTGACCCAAGCAATAGCCGGTGAAAAGAAATTATATAATGTTTTGAAGAAAAGTAATTTAGCAGCTTTTGATTATATTATTATTGATACCCCACCATTTTTCTCTAATGTGTTAACTAACGGATTGTCTACTTCGCAAGTTGTATTAATACCAGTTGAGTTGCGTAGGTATGGTATAGCCGGTCTGCGCCAGTTGTTAGGTATTATTGAAGCTGTTAAAGAGGGTGTAAATGAAGATCTTGATAGTTGGTATATATTACCTGTAATGACGGATTTAAGACAAAAGGAAGATAGAGAGGTTCTAGAATTTTTAAAGAATCATTATGATACTCATGTTTTAAAAACTAATATCAAGCGTAACATAAAAGTTGCTGAGGCCGTTAAGGAGGCAATGCCGGTAGTAGCCATAGATAAAAATTGCCCTGGGTCACTTGCGTATATTGAGTTAGCAACTGAAATTGAGGGGGTTTTAAATAATGTCAGTTGACAATCAACCCTTGGCTACCAGCAGAGTTGCTAAGCTGCTACAGGGTAGAAAAACCCCAATTCAAGATCCTATTGTTAACAAAACTGAAGATGATTCTCTTTTTAAACTTATTCCTATTGATAATGTTATTCCAGATCCGGATCAGCCAAGAAAAACGTTTTCGGAAGACAAGCTTTCTGAGCTTGCAGCATCTATTAAAGCAAGAGGTATTTTACAACCTATTAGGGTGGTACCAGCAGATGAGCCTGGAAAATATATAATTGTGAATGGTGAAAGGCGTTGGAGGGCTGCCAAACAAGCTGAACTTAAAGAGGTTCCGGCTTATATAGGTGAAGATACTTCAAAGAGTGAAAGATTAATAGATGGTCTTGTGGAAAATATTGTACGTGCTAATTTAAGCTCGATTGAAAAGGCCAATGCAATAGTTGAGATCCAAAAGGCTAATCCTCAATTATCTGATAAGGCACTGGCTAAGAAAATTGGTATTAGTCGTAACATGCTGTACCGGTTGCTTAATATTCACAAGCTGCCTGAGTATATGCATGAGATATTTTACGCTGAGAGGTTAACAGATCGTCATGCAAAAGCGTTGTTGATGTTAGATGAACATAAACAGCTGCAAGAAGAACTATTTCAAAACATATCTGATGAAAAAATATCAGGTACTGAAGCTATTAAGTTAGCAGAAGAATGGTTATCGCAGATAACTAAAAAATCACCAATATCTAAATTCTATGGTAGCTTTATTACAAAAATAAGCAAGATTGATAAGAAAGTTGAAAAAATGGATGAGACGGAAAAAAATTTAATGAAAGATCAAATTAAAGATATGAAAAGACTTTTGGATTCTTTAGAATCAAAACTTAAATAATTGACAACTATGGGTATTCAGATTATTAATCTGTTTACCCATATTTTTTAAAATCAGATTTTTAAAGGAGGAGTTATTTGTAATTCATGTCTAATAATTATTTTGGAGAGTATTTGGCCCAATTAAGGATAGAAGCAGGTTACTATGATAGAAAATCACTGGCTATAGAAAGTGGAATAAGTAATAGCACATTAACACGTATAGAAAATGGGGTAACTAAAAAGCCAGCTCCTGCAACCTTAGATAAATTAGCTAGTTGTCTTGATGTTCCGGTAGAGCAATTAATGAAGGTTGTTGGGTATTTATAAGGTAATATTCAAATGATTATGTTTTTTAAATAATGTCTAAAGTGTAAACCTGGTTTACACTCTGTTGATTTGTACCAGAGTATAAAACATTGGTATAGTAGTTTGTGTTTTAACTAAAAAGTTACTAGTATATTACTTTGACTTTCGCAGTGGCTGCAAACGCCTTTTTCTTTATAAAGTACTATAGGAATGATTAATCCTAATTGGCCAGCAATACACGTTCTATGTTGACCGTCAGAGAACTCATAATGACCACAATCATATTTAATGATAGTGATTGGAAATCGTTCAAGTGTAGAATATAGGATTGATGCTTTATAGTTACAATTACTTCCTTCTAAATTTACTGAGCATATACCATGGCCAATCTTATCACATGTATCTTTTGTAAAGTTAAAGCAAAATGTTTTACCCTCTGGAGAAAAATCGGATACTCTAATACCAGGCAATTAATTCCCCTCCTATTAATCATTTTAATTATTACTGCATACACAACTATAAATTGCAACTGCATATAATTTCAATCTATAAATCAAACAGATGTTTGTTATAATATTAATTGGTGATGCAAATGTCAAAACTTTATCGAGAACCAATTTATATATATACAGACAATAATAACATACCTAAAAAATTTATTTGGCGTAGGCGATTTTTTGATGTGCTTGGGTGTAGAGTTATTGAAGATATACCAGATTTCTCTGAATGGTGGCGCAAACGGCAGCCAACTATTTACAGATGTACTACTGACAAAAACATTGTTTGTGATTTAATTAAGAGGAATGAAGGTTGGGTATTGGAAAGAATTTGGGATTAAGCTAGGTAATTAAAAACTTAGCATAATATACATTTATAAAAGTTTAATTGTTTTCTTATATTGATAAACTTTGTATAATGTTATATTATTGCTATAAGAAAACTTTGCAAAATGTTATTGGGGTTATTTGTCAATTTACTTGGTTAAAGTATGGGGAGGGGTAATATGGAAAATAGTGTAGAGTTAGAGCAAGTACCTGAAATTTTGCAAAATGAAGTTAAAGATTATTTAAAGTCTTATCCAGATGCAAGAATTATTGATGTCAATTTAAGTAAGTCTACACCGTATAAAGATAAAACTATAATTGATAATTCTTACAGGGTATATACAGAACATGGCAATCTCTTGACGGTGTTCAGATATAATGTTTGTTCTAACCCTGATTTCACTGATTTTAAAGTATATAAAAACAGTATGATAGCCGGTGACATAGATGTGTTTATTAAGAAATCAAGATGGTTTTATAGATGGACTGAAGGTAAGTAAATAAAACTACTGTAAAAGGATGGTGATTAATATGGGTAATTTAACTCATGAACAAAAGGGTGTTCTTAAAAGAAAGGCAATGGACAGTATTAAAAAGGCTTTATTGGAAGAAAAATTGGCAGTGATTAAAGAACCGTGGGAAATAAGAATTACAAAACGGGCTGACGAGTATTTTGAAATTACAGGTCGCATGTCAAGTTTAACGGTCTATTTGACTGAAACAAATAGCGGTTATCTAGTTTCTGTTCCCAGTGAACAACGTTGTGGTCATGTACCAGCAGACTGCAATCAGTATGATATTGAAAACTATGTCGGTCTTGAAAATGATATTGATGCCACTACACTGGCGACCGGTGTAAGATGGTTAATTCAAAATGGTCATGCTGCCAATATTTAAGGGAGTTGATTAAGTGCCAAAGTATGAACTTGATGATAAAACAAAAGAAATTATATTAGGATTACTAGATAAGTGTGTAGAATTAAATATAGGCAACGTTAAATTCGAGTATTACCCAACACCGGGCGATTCCAGGAACGTTTATTTTGCACTAGTGGAAATGAAAGAATTCTGGGAGTTGACTGTTGAGGTTAAGGATTTTAGCGTTGGAAACTATATTGATATTTATAAGGTAGTTGATGGTGAAATTATTTTTAGACACTCGGAAAGTGCTTAATATTATAAATTTATTTAAAAACTGAAGCACAAATGCATCCAGGCGGTGGCAACAATGAACATAGATATATTTAAAGAGCATTTATTAGATGAAGATAAATCAATAAAGACTATCAATGGTTATATATCAGATCTGAAGGATTTTTTGGTATGGTTTGAAAAATCTAATGGATTTAGTGCTGGCGCAAAGGATATAACCAGTATTGACTTGAGGGAATATAGGCAATACTTGCTAAATAAAGGTTTAGCCGTAAGTACAATTAATAGACGTCTAGCAGCAATAAGAAAATATTTAACATGGGCTAATGAAAAAGGTTTATTACCAACTGGTTTACCGGCCCTTCCTAAAGAGTTGAAAGATAATAGTAGTAAAACAGCCCCAAGGTCTCTTACAAAAAAGCAGCAAGATGAATTTTTGAAGGTTGTTGAAAGAGGGAGTAATATTAGAGACATCGCAATAATAACATTGTTTATTAATACTGGCCTTAGAAATAGTGAGTTATGTTCATTGCAAATTAGGGATATAGATGTTTCTGCCCGTAGTGGTTGGTTAACTGTACAAGGGAAAGGTAATAAATTTAGGAAGATTCCTTTAAACAATGAAGCAAGAAAAGCGTTACAAAATTATTTTGATAATTATCGAGTAGGGGATTTTTTGTTTGTAAGTAGCAGAGGGCCGAAGGCAGGATCACGATTAACTAATGTTGCGGTACAAAATATTTTTAATAAATATAAAGATCAAGTGCCGTCTATGAGAAATGAAAAGAAAATTACTGTACATACTCTAAGACATACATTCGCTACCAGGTTGTTAGAGGCAGGACGGAACTTGGTGGAAGTACAAGCCCTCTTAGGCCATGAAAACATTAATACTACTGCAATATACACAAAGCCACATAAAAGTAGCTTACAGGCTGCTGTAGATAGTTTATGTGATGTGTAAACCTGGTTGACACTTTTAGTATTGTAATCACCATAGAACGTATGTTATACCAAAACAAACTTTACGTTCTATGGTGAAACTGAGAGCGTTGCCCAGGTCTTTTAAATTAACCCCAAGTTGTTAAGTCTATAAATAATTGATTCTTTACTAACCTTAAAATATATACTTAATTCTTTTGTTGTCATATCTTTATACAATTTTTTCATTAGTGTACCAGGCATTAATAATTCTGCTGCAAATGTATTTGCTTCCCATTCGATTGGGTTATTTTTTTTAGTAGCAGATTTCATTAAGTCCTCGACACAATAATAACGTTTATCATCATGTAAATAATAATGTCCTAACTCATGGGCTTTTGTGAACCTTGCAAGATTAGGGTAAGATACTAGATGCTTTTTATTGATACCCATGTAAGTATAATCGTTATCATGCATGAGACAGCCGCGAATATGGTCTGGAAAGTTCCATGGAATAAGTTCAACTCCTACTTGTTCGATTATTCCGTCAATATCCAATGGAGTAATAGATTCCTCTTTGAAGGTATAATATAAAGATATTGCTTTTTTTATAGCTCTTTTTGACATTATTATCCCACCGCCCTTTTATAAGAAAACACCTATCCCTTTTGGGGATAGGTGTTTTTAGTGCAACTTGGCAATCATAGTTGAATACAACCTTAGACCCAAAGCTTTGCGTCACCGATTTTCATCGGTTTTGCCCCTTAAGAATAAATCTATTTTCCCTTAATTATAGGACTTAAGCCATGTAGAAACAAGTATAAATTTGTAACTTCCTAATAGATAAACTATCTTTTATCTACTATTCTCTTTTTGATGTGTTCTTAGTTTGATAAATCTTATAAATTCTAAAATGGATTTTAAGCCTTCTTCATCAATATCTTTAGATTTTCGGTAGTAAGGAAGTTCACCGCTTTCTAATAATTCTATATATATATTTTGCAGTTCTGGATCTATTTTTGTAATATCTAATAATTCTTTTCCTGTCAGCAGATAATCTACAGTAGTATTTAATGCATCAGCAATAGCATTAAGTTTTGTTGCGCTAGTATCTTTTTGTCTTTGGTTTGTCTCTAATAAATAAATATATGTTTTAGAAGTGCCGCTTTCGGCTGCAAGTTTTTCCTGGCTCCATTTTTTTGATTCTCTTAGTTGTTTAATTCTATCTCCCATTGTCTGTTCAGACATACATATCCCTCCTTAGAATATGTAGTTGACATATGTTGCATTATCTAATATTATAACCATATATACATATAACAAATGTTAACATATAAAATGTACTGTGCTGGGGTTTGTGTTATAAAATTAGATTTAATTAGCTCAACATAGCAAACTAATAGTGTTTTTATTGGTATATAGCGCACAACTTCATTATTTCAGTATAACAAATGTTAATCACGATTGTTAGTTATAAGTTTAATAAATTCTGTTAAAGCTATTATTTCATCTTGCGATAAATTAGACACTTCATTTATTAGATTATTAATTTCCGGCCTGAATTTAGTATCTAGATAATTGTCACCACAAAAAAATTCTTCAATTGTTATGCCAGCTGCTTTACAGTAACCTTCTATCCTATCTATTTTAATGGTTGAATTATCGTTTTCAGTCCGGGATATAGTGGATTGGTCAACTTTTAAAATCTTAGCCATTTCAATAGTTGATAAACCTAATGTATTTCTAATTTTTTTTAATTTACCTGCAATGTCCATATATTTCTCCTTTTATGCATATTTTGTATATCTAATTATTGTAATCTATTTAAAGATATAAATAAAATGTAAAAAATGCATTACGCCTATTGCAATTATGGCAAATATACATTAAAATATACTCAGGTGATGCAAATTGTGCATAGATGTAGGCAAAAGAATTAAAAGATTACGAAAACAACAAAAACTTAGTCAAAGACAATTAGGTGAATTAACCGGCAAATCACAGGAAACTATTAGTCGTATGGAAAATGGAAAAATTGGTGTATCTCTAGTTTTTTTAAATAAATTATCTAAAATTTTTAAAATTCCTCTAGATTACTTTTTAAAGCAGAAATAATTTTTAAATTGCATTAAATTGCTTGCACTAATTTAACTTTAAACCAGTGCAAGCTTTTTAACTAAATTGTTCTTTGACAATTATACTCATGGTTGCCCGAGGCAGAGAGAGCATAACAACTGTGAGTTATAGGAGAATATTACCGGGCTTGGTGGATCATTACCTCACCTCGGGGATAAAGGGGAGCAGTATTGCCAGATCGCCATTTGTTGAGATTTCTACTTATAGAGATAGAAATTAGGCCGGGACGTTAGCAAACCCAAACGGTAATATTGATGATTAGAATCTAATACTAGGGCTTTTTATAAGCCCTAGTATTAACTGATAATTAAGTTGGGGGGATGTTTAAATTTATTATAACTCCTTGTTGGACATTATGAAGCATTTTGATAAAATGTTGTATTTTCACTCAAAACAGGTATCTTCATATTGCATATTATTAGCAGAAGAGTATGGTTTCAGTAAAGATTTTATTTCTGATGTAAAAATTGCTGGTTTATTACATGACATAGGCAAAATCAGTATATCTAAAGATGTTTTAAATAAAAAAAGCAAATTATCTCTAAACGAATATAGTTATGTAAAAAAACACTCTGTAATTGGCTACAATTTATTAAAGTCTATGTCTGTATCTAAGACTGTGCTTGATGGCGTTCTGTATCACCATGAGCGCTTTGATGGGAAAGGTTACCCAGAAGGTCTTAAAGGATCTGAGATACCAATCACTGGCCGTATTATGGGCCTTGTTGATGCTTATAGTGCTATGGTTATGGATCGTCCTTATCGACAAGCATTAACCCATAGTGCAGCATTATTAGAGCTAAGAAAAAATTCTGGTTCGCAATTTGATCCTAGCTTAATTGATTGTTTTGTTAAAAGTTTTAAGACTGACAAATTATTTTACGTAAAATAATTAGATTTTAAGGGGGTTATAAATTGAATAGTTGTAATTTTATTGGTAGATTAGTGGAGGATCCAAAGCAATATGGTGAAGGGGATAATGTAGTATCAACATTTAAGCTGGCGGTTAACCGGGCTTATACTAATAGTGAGGGCGAAAGAGAAGCTGATTTTCCGCGGTTTGTTGCAAAGGGTAAGTTGTCGCACTTAACACAAAAAAGTTTAAGTAAAGGTACTATGATAGGAGTAGAAAGTCACTTTCAAACACGAAAGGTAGAAGTTGATGGTGAAACAAAGTATTACGAAGAATTTGTTATAGAAAGGTATACTTTTGTTGAAAAGAAAAGGTAAAGATTAAATAAGGGGAAATGCTTTATGAAGATAATTAAGACTGCAATTTCAGTCTTATTTTTTTTAATAATGGTAGCATTACCTGCAAATAGTTATGCTTCCCAAGATCAATATGGTAATTACTACAGGGAGGCCAGGATTTTTGGTAAGGTTATCAATGATCATATAGTTTTTGGCAGCTTGATGTTCAGGGCAAATAATGGAGAATACATAAATTATGCGGATAAAACCTATTGGCAAGTTTATCCGATGTACCCAGATGATCTTTTAGATATTCAAAACAACATAGACAAAACGGTAGTTATAAACTGTAGGATGTTTAATGGACAAGCATATGGTCAAGAAACTGTAGCATTTTATAACGTGAAGCAGGTTAATTACAACATTGAATTATCAGATGAGATTGTCTTTGGCCGTCTTAAGTCACCTTATAAGATGATAGGTTTTAGTATTGACAAGGATAGTGTTTTAAAGGATTTGCTACAAAATTTAAAGAGTTTGTCAAATGTAAAGCTTGAAGATAGTAGTGAAACCAATCGAAAAGCTGTATATGACTTAAAAAATAACAGTTTATTACCGGTGTGGTTGTTAGCTAAGAATGAAGATGTTGAAAACAATTTAGAAAGTCGTACTGATTTATTAGTTATTGCAGAACTCAATCAAGGCAATAACCATCTTGTTAATGCTGTAGATATAAGTGAAGGTCACATTAAAAATTTATTATCTAATGTATCTTTGGCCGGTAGTTGTGATATAGATCCTGGACCGATGGCAATCTACGGAAAAATTGATAAAGTTAAAAAGGAAAAAGAAAATATAGAATTGGTTTATATCGAAGGAGCTGCAGCAAATAATTTTGATGGTTGGAAGAAAATATTTATAAAAGGAACAGATGATCCATCCAGTATAGGGGAGGAACGTATTCGAGTATCAATACCGGCCAATGAAGTAAAAAAAGGGGAATATATTTTTGTTGCTGGTACCAAGGTTTACGATGATGAAGAAAATGAATATTATGTAAGACCGGACGTTTATTTGAATAAAGATGAGTTGCTACATGCATTGACAGTATTAAGAAATCTAACTAACTAATAGAGGTGGGTTATGAAAAAATGGGTAATAACAATAATTATATGGATGATATTAATAATATCATTAATTTTAAGTGTTCGCAGCTCAACGGTAGCAACAATGATAATGAAAAACACCCAAGATGTTGCAACTATAAGTCAGATAAATGAACAACAAATTGTCATGAGCTTTGCCAGTGCCTATGTGAGTGAATTTGCAACTTTAGATAAAGATGAACCATTAGAAAATCGCGTTAACCGTTTAAAGCTATTTAATAAGAACTTGATTGAAAGCTACAGGTTACAGGATATAACAGGATCTTATAAACCTAGCAGTGTTTCTGTTTTATCTTGTGTTAAAAATAAAGACAGTTATTTTGTAACTGTTTTAGTTAATAGTTTAAACAGTGAACCTTTATGTTTTAAGTGTAGAATTGGTTTAAGTAATGGCAATCCTTATTCTGCATCTATACCAGTTTTAGTACCGTTTGAATTAGCTTCAGAGAAAAGAGATAGTAATTATAGTTATGGAGTAAGCGACGAGTTAAAGGTTTTTGCTGAGAGGTTCTTAGAATCTTATTTGCAGGGTGAGAATAAAGCTGATATATCAATTTATACTGTGCAGGATAGCGAACTTAAACCGGTTGGTAATAGCAAGTTAGTAAGTGTAACCGGTGTAACTAGTGAGAGTAAGGTTGAACAACCTAAAAAAGTACAGGCCCAATACTGGGTAGACGTTCAAGGCGCTGTAATTAAGCAGCATGCAATCATTGAAGTACAGTGGGAAAATAATAAACCTTTAGTGGTATCTATAAACCCAATATAAAGGAGTGATCTCTTTGTTGAACAATAAAAAGACAAAGTGCATAATCTTAATATTTATGTTTTTACTGGCATTTGCTTCCCCGGCTTTTGCAGATGCTACGGTAGAAGAAATTAATAATCAGGTAAGTAAAACTGCTTTGTTTATTGCTCTAAGTTTTATTGTGATTATATCAATTCTCTTTATAATTAAACACCAATATGTATTCTTAGCTGCTTTCTTGGTTGTTTCAACTGTAGTTTTGTTAATTATTGCTACTAGTGGGATGATATTATTGGTACCGGTAAAATGGGTAGCAGGTTGGTTTGGAATAGATATTATTATTTCTAACTAATTGGTGATAT
It encodes:
- a CDS encoding single-stranded DNA-binding protein — translated: MNSCNFIGRLVEDPKQYGEGDNVVSTFKLAVNRAYTNSEGEREADFPRFVAKGKLSHLTQKSLSKGTMIGVESHFQTRKVEVDGETKYYEEFVIERYTFVEKKR